Part of the Terriglobales bacterium genome, ACGGCTTGATGAGGTAGGCGACGGCGCCCAGGGTGGCGCCGCGGCGGCGGTGGCTCTCGTCGCCCAGGCCGGTGAGCAGGATGACGGGGATGCCGGCGGTGACGGCGTCGCCGCGCAAGCGCTCGACCACCTCGGGTCCGCTCAGCTTC contains:
- a CDS encoding response regulator, which encodes KLSGPEVVERLRGDAVTAGIPVILLTGLGDESHRRRGATLGAVAYLIKPFSPLQLMEIVDHVLRERLSDDHAHPNAAALAHSA